Proteins co-encoded in one Xyrauchen texanus isolate HMW12.3.18 chromosome 19, RBS_HiC_50CHRs, whole genome shotgun sequence genomic window:
- the LOC127660110 gene encoding glutathione S-transferase P-like, protein MAPYTLTYFAVKGRCGALKMMLADFGQQLNENLVSFDEWMKGDLKKNLVFGQLPKFEDGDLVLYQSNAILRHLGRKHGAYGKNDSEASLIDMMNDGVEDIRMKYIKLIYQEYETGKEAYINDLPNHLCRFDAILAKNKSGFLVGDKVSFADYNLFDLMLNHKVLSPTCLDSFSSIKGFVDMMSARPKIKALLESGDFKKLPINGNGKQ, encoded by the exons A tgGCTCCCTACACTCTTACATACTTTGCAGTTAAAG GCAGATGTGGTGCTCTGAAGATGATGCTGGCCGACTTTGGTCAACAGTTAAATGAGAACCTGGTATCCTTTGATGAGTGGATGAAGGGCGACCTGAAGAAAAACTTA GTCTTTGGACAGTTGCCTAAATTTGAGGATGGTGACCTGGTGCTGTATCAGTCCAATGCCATACTAAGGCATTTGGGTCGCAAACATG GTGCATATGGAAAAAATGACTCTGAGGCTTCTCTTATTGATATGATGAATGATGGAGTTGAAGATATTCGCATGAAATATATAAAGCTGATCTACCAGGAATAT GAGACTGGTAAAGAAGCATACATCAACGATCTGCCCAACCATCTCTGCAGGTTTGATGCCATTCTGGCCAAAAACAAGTCTGGATTCCTGGTTGGTGATAAG GTCTCGTTTGCAGATTACAACCTGTTTGACTTGATGTTGAATCATAAAGTCCTCTCTCCCACCTGTCTGGACTCGTTCTCTTCTATCAAGGGCTTTGTGGATATGATGTCTGCCCGTCCCAAAATCAAGGCCCTCCTTGAGTCTGGCGACTTTAAGAAACTTCCCATTAATGGCAATGGAAAACAGTGA